DNA from Leucoraja erinacea ecotype New England chromosome 39, Leri_hhj_1, whole genome shotgun sequence:
agtgtttaagaaggaactgcagatgctggaaaatcgaaggtagacaaaagtgctggagaaactcagcgggtgcagcagcatctatggagcgaaggaaataggcaacatttcgggccgaaacccttcttcagattgaagaaccaAGTGGATTGGACAGCATCTATGGGGGAAATGGATGGTTGTtgtttcgggacgagatcctTCATCTAGGTTTAGCTTTGGCATTATTCTTCATTTCTGCCATCTACAACACTatgccaccaccagtcacatcttcccctccccacccttttcTGCAGGAACCACTCTCTACGTGACTCCCTGGTCTATTCGCGCACCTGTCCCCTGGCACTTTCACCTGAAACcacaggagatacaacaccttcctcctcacctccatccagggaacaagaagattgtggaggccatcaatgggtatttttaaggcggagattggcagattcttaattagtaagggagtcaagggtttatggggagaaggcaggagaatggggctgagagggaaagatagatcagtcatggttgaatggtggagtagacttgatgggtcaaatggcctaattgtgctcctataatGTGAACATGAACTAGcaccgatgagtttctccagcaactctGCTTTTTCATTAAGGAATCAAGCATCTGCGATCTCTTATGCCAACTTTTTAATGTACTGAACTGATTTTAGTGATTAAAAATGACTAttagttttgtgtaggaaggaactggagatgctggtttatatatcgtagacccaaaatgctggagtaactcagtgggacaggcagcatccctttagagaaaggagtctgaagaagggctctttcctgtaacatcacctatttcttctcgccagagatgctgcctgacccgctgcgttactccagcattttgtctatcttcactatTAGTTGTGTGTTGGCAAAGCTCCCTGTGTGAAGGCACAGCTGACAATAGACATTATTCTGCAGCGTATCTCAGTGTGCTTGGTTTAGAgactcagcgcggaaacaggccctttggcccatcgagtcagcactgacctacgatccctgcatattaacgttATCGTAcacgctctagggacaatttgcacatacacccagaaaattaacctacatatctgtacgtttttgggagtgtgggaagaagcggggaaaacccaggcggagaacgtacaaactccctacagacagtagtcgggatcgaacccgcaagcggtggaaggcagcaactctaccgctgcgccaccgtacggtGCTTTGTGTGCAAACCTCTCTCTGGGAGAGGATGTGGACAAACAAGGCAACGTTGGAGGAAAGATCCCTGGTGGGCTGGAGGTGACCAGGCACAAATGAGGGATTTAGTGAGAAAGGGCAGGGAGTGATGAGACCTCTCCACAGGAGAACACATGAAACTATCAGCATTGAGACTGGGAACAATCtagtcatgtgtaggaaagaactgcagatgctggtttaaaccgtagacacaaaaagctggagtaactcagcgggtcaggcagcatcttggagaaaaggaataggtgacatatcgggtcgagattgaagaagggtctcgacccaaaatgtcacctattccttttctccagtgatgctgcctgacccactgagttaatccagccttttgtgtctttctacgAATCTAGTTATCTAGGGGCTGGTTGGTTTGTGtatgggagggagaggtggatgcGTATCGGGTGGGGACACAATGGCTATGATCCTCCCAGCAGTGTGTTGGGAGAAAGTCAGGTCTCAATTTAGACAGCACTGGAGATACAGAGGTAGGGATATGGCACTGGTACAGCCAGAATGACTTGGGAAACTGACCTACACATCTCTAGGTATCATTGTGGAGACTACCCTCACAGGGATGAGATTGCTGAGGAAGTGCCCAGCCCATGAAAGTCACACAAGATCCACACAAGATGAGTGTGGGAACGAGTGAATGGCAGAATGCAGGCTATTGGAGAAGAAAGGAAACCTCCTTGGATGTTGGTGTTGagaatttttattttaaagagGATGGGAGAAATGCTCTGGAGGAGTGTGAGATTTTTCAAAGCCGTGGCAGATGGAGTTGTGTGTGGGGACATGTGGGGaaaaaggaccgagatgagaatatatttttcacacagagagtgttgaatctgtggaattctccgccacagaaagtagtcgaggccagttcattggctatatttaagagggagttagatgtggcccttgtggctaaagggatcagggggtatggagagaaggcaggtacaggatactgagttggatgatcagccatgatcatattgaatggcggtgcaggctcgaagggcagaatggcctactcctgcacatattttctttctttctatgtAACATTTCCTCTGCTCAGTtgcagtgcccagaactgaatacagccaccacacacacacactcactgggaGAAGCTCAAGTTTCAGTGTATCTTCCTAAtggacgtttctttaggaagatgaggagcaatttctttactcagtgggtggtgaatctgtggaaatcactgccacagaatgttgtggtggtaagtcaatggatatcacTGCATCCCAGTCCTCCATAGCTAATGACTAACATTCCTTCAGTGTGTACGTTATTTTCTGTTCCTGTTCAGTAGCTTTTAATGTTTTCTATACATCAACTCCCTAAATCTTTCATAGTTCCTGGCTTCCACTATTGAAACAAATATACTGATCCATCTCAGATCTGAGCCCTGTGGTCCACACATGTCCCCACACTGAACTCTATCTGCCACAGCTTTGCCCACTCTGAACACCATTCTCTGCAACATCCAGTGTTGGAACACTAACCTAGTGTTGACCTCTCTTCCTGGAGCCATGGTCATAAATCCTTATCGGTGTCACATGAGTCCCATAACATTGTCCAAACTCATTTACTCTAACCCCATCCAATTCCATACACATACATTTTCTGACAGTTTCTTGTGTAAAACCTTGTTTAACATCTTGTATAAATATAGTAGCATTAACAGGCATTCACGTACCTACTATGCTGGTTAGCTGCTTGAAAGGTCAATGGACATGATGTCCAAATTATGAGTCCATGTTGGCTCTCGGATGAAATTATAATATATCAGTGGGAGATAGTTACGAGCAACAATAAACGCTCTTTTCAACATGTGATAGTGATCCAGTAAATCCCCTACATTTTACCAACTAAGCTGAAATTGAAAACAAAATCCCTGTTCTAGAACAGTTAAAGCAATGCTGGTCACAATCAGTGTGGTGCACTGCTCGTGATGGCAACTGCATTTGAGTTGGTGGATAGGGGAACAACATCTCCTGACCATCATTCACCATTGGAAGGCCAAGGAATTGAGTCAGTGTCCGTTACAATGAGGAAGGCAAATCCCTCATGAACCTTAGACGGGGCttaaaagtgaaaggcctggatggagtggatgtggagaggatgtttccactggtgggagagtccaggacgagAGGacaaaagggcgttcctttaggaaggagatgaggaagaatttctttagtcagtgagtggtgaatctgtggaattcattgccacagaatgccgcggaggccaagttaatggattatatttaaggcagagacagatagattcttgattggtacgggtgtcaggggttttggggagaaggcaggagattgagaatgagaggggaaggtagatcagccatggttgaatggcggagtcgactagCTGGGCtcactggcctaattctgctcctatcacttatgaatttatctcttctgctcctatcacttatgaaatttatgaactaatgaaccaGGAATCATAAAACTCTGGAGTGTGAGGGTGAGGGGTTGAATTTGGAGGCTGCATAGTCTCTATAGTAGCTGGGGAATAGTTTGTGTGTGGGAATATATCAGAaaggccaattgatctacaaggggggggggggggggacacggggTTATTGCCTTAAAGTATGATACAATTCATTCAAATAAAATCTGACTCCAGTTTGCATTCTGGAGCACAGCTCAACTAACAGTCAAGGACGGGTGGATAAGGCATTGTGCAGTGCAGCATTCTCGGGGCTGCAGGTGTGTGGGACCACTGCGCAGGACTGCACTGGAGCGGGCTTCTGTAGTGCGTGAGCAGGCTTGGCAATGGAGCGCAGGGCGGAGAGAGCTGGCCCCAGTGTTGATGGCACCTGTCCCCTTTGTACCGAGGCACCTCCCACTCACAAGGCTCAGATACAGGCAAGATGGAGAAACTGAGATGCACTTCCGGGAGATTGCAGAAATAAAAATCTGGGAGTAATCAGTGTCGTCTCTAGTCTCCTCCGAGTCTATATTTGGGAATACCAACATTTATAGATTTGCTGGATTTACTATAATAATTGAGACTTTGAAGTAATTTTTCTTTAAACAGTGTTGATTTGCCACTGATCAATTGAATTATTAATGTAGCTGGTCAGTCTTGTCCACGTGCTTAGAAACTCTTGCTGAGTTCCGTTTTCCGATGCATGTGAGATCTGAAGAGAATTTTCCAGCAGCCTCTGGCGATTTTGTACATCCAGATTGTGTTGAGAATATCCAGGGCCAGGCTGGATATGATCCAAGCACATTGTGGACCAAGGCCAAGGCGGTGGAAGGCAGCCGTGCCAAAGCTGGACGCCACTTGCTGATAGTAGGATGGGATCACAGCGATCCTCACCAGAAAGAAGCTGATTGACATGGCCGTGCCATTCAGTAGCACCAGCCGGGCACTGCGGGGGACTGCCAGCACCTCGAAAAACCATCTGCAGGGGGGCACACACAGGTACAGGACCGTCattgctcatagaaacatagacaataggtgcaggagtaggccaatcggcccttcgagcctgcaccgccattcaatatgatcatggctgatcatccaactcagtatcccatccctgccttctctccatagccccatatctctttagccacaagggccacatctaactccctcttaaatatagccaatgaactgtggcctcaactactttctgtggcagagaattccacagactcaccactctctgtgtgaattttttttttctcatctcggtcctaaaagacttcccccttatccttaaactgtgactccttgttctggacttccccaacatcaggaccaatcttcctgcatctagcctgtccaaccccttaagaattttgtaagtttctataagatcccccctcaatcttctaaattctagcgagtacaagccgagtctatccagcatttcttcatatgagagtcctgacatcccaggaatcagtctggtgaaccttctctgtgctacctctatggcaagaatgtctttcctcagattaggagagcaaaactgtacgcaatacacagGGCCTTCATCTGTACACTCCTCCCACCACCagcttagtttaggaaggaactccagatgctggtttacaccaaacatacacacaaaatgctggagtaactcagcagcgcaaggcagcatctctggtggaaaagaaaaggtgacgtttcaggtcgagacccttcagtttgaagaagggtcttgacccgaagcatcgcctattccttctctccagcgatgctgcctgtcccgctgagttactccagctttttatgtgtattttcggttcaaaccagcatctgcagttccttcctatacatttcaccagctttgtttagtttagtttagagatacagcgcagaaacaggcccttcagcccataccaCACTagaattatcctacacccacggggacaatttataatcttaacaagtcaattaatctactaacctgcacgtcattggagtgtgggaggaaaccggagcacccagagaaaacccacacgggtcacggggagaaagtacaaactccgtacagacagcacccgttgtcaggatgggatctaggtcactggtgctgtgaggcagcaactctaccgctgcgccaccgtgccgcacagctGTAGTGCAGGATCCCGCAACGCTGTCCTTACAGCGGCCAATCATTTCCTGTCTGCATCCCACCCACCAGCAGGGACAAACCCGAGTGGATCGAAATCCTCAATGACAATGGTCTAAGATGTGGTACCTCTGCTGCTCACCCTTTGACTTGATTGCTGCCTTTGCCGTGGTCGGCTGCAAGGTCTGCTGCTttcaggtacgtggacaggacagatttagagggaaataggccaaactcaggcaggtggggcagatgtagatggggtatgttggtcggcatgggcaagtcgggctgaaggtcCATGCTGTATGGACCCATAGTTATCCAACTGGTAGAACATCCGTagggcggaggaggcaggttctctggttgctttcaagagagagctagatagggttcttaaaaatagcggaatcaggggatatggggagaaggaaggaacggggtactgattggggatgatcagccatgatcacattgaatggcagtgctggctcgaatggctgaatggcctactcctgtacctattgtctattgtctatccccagCAGGTTCTGCTCTTACCTACCCATTGATAACTACCAGATAGGAAATGCCAGCATGGTTTTCCTCACAACCATATACAATACACATCTCCCACCACTGCCAGCCCATTGACTTTGGCTTTTACTGGGCTAAAGGGGCTGCATAAAGGCATGTTTTTGGTGAGTACGTGTGAGCTATGAGCCCACAGAGGCGGGGATTCACATTCTATGTGAACTGGAAAAATAgattcatagaacagtacagcacaggaacaggcccttcagcccatcatttctgtgctgcacttgatgccagattaaactagcgacaaggaactgcagatgctggttaatacacaaaaggactcaaattgctggagtatctcagcaggtcagtcagcatctctggagaacatggggacgGGTGATGCTTCGTGTCTTgacctgaagaatggtctgaagaaggatttcgacccgaaacatcacctgtccatattctccagagatggtgcttgacctgctgagttactccagcacttcatatccccaagtgaaactaatctcttctgcctgcacgagAACTTATTCCAACCAACAAAACACCAAACTAGTTAAATAAGATGTTCATTGTTTTAGGTTTCAATAGCTTCCTTCCTTGAGAAAAGTGAAGGCTTCCCTGAAACTGGGGCCCATGAGCTCCTGTAACCTGTGTTATGTCCTGTTTCCCATGAGATaggctcataaggtcatatgtgataggagaagaattaggccattcagcccatcaagtctactctgccattcaatcatggtcgattgatctctccctcctaaccccattttcctgccttctccccatctgatATAAAAGCAGGCCAAAACTGAAATGAAACTTACCGCTGGTTTACAAAGGGCGTGGAGAGTTCTGCAATCAATCGGAAATTAGCAAAGTAAGGTAGGAGACCTCGAGCCTGCGAAGGAGAGAACCAAGGTGATAAAGATGACCCGGGATAGGGATGGGAACAGAGCATTGGGTTCATTCCTGCACCCGCCAAGGACCGATGAGGAAAGCTGCTTGCCCCTCAACTTACCAGCACGTACTGGTAGGCATACAGCGCTGCCAAGTGGTGGCTGATGAAATACCTGTCTCCTAATGTCTTCCAGTGCCACAGGAGAAGCACTAAATCTGTAATAAGAGTGAGAGTGTAAGCCAGGCATAGCCAGCGACCAATGGCAGCAAGTGTGTGTGAACTGGGCACCAAACTAGAGAGGGCAAGAGTACAAAGCACACAAAGGGATGAAGTGGGCAAAGCCGGCAGCCAATAAAAGCAAGAGTGTGAAAGGCACAAAGCCACCAGCCAATGAGTGAAGAAGCAGAAACGGCCAATGAGAGCAAGGTTATGAAGTGGGCAACCAATTAGAGCAGCGGTGTGGTGCAGCGGGCAAAGCCAGCGGCCAATGGGAGCCGGGTGTCCATGTGGTCAAAGCCAACGGCCAGAGCAGGAGGTGAGAGGGCACCGCCAGGGACCAGAGTGATCCCATCAGCTGCGGAGTGAGAGGGTGAATGATAGAGAGGGCAGTGAGCTACGTGCAAAGCCAGCAACGCACCCGAGCCAGGATAGTTCAAGACCGTGACAAGGTTAGGCTAAATAGTCTttatgtagggaagaactgcagatgctggtttaaatcaaaggtagacacaaaatgctgtagtaactgggcgggacaggcagcatctctggagagaaggaatcgagaagaagggtctcgacccgaaacatcacctattccttctctcctgcgccgctgaatcactccagcatcttgtggatACATTAGGTTCAATAGTCTTTGGACAATCTCTGGGCCAGTAATCATGTGCAGAATAATCAGTCATTTAACATCTACCTgcaatagttgaggcaagtttcATGGGCACACAATGCTTTACACAATCTCATTCATGTTCATCCCACCTGGGAATGTTGGATAGCACAGATGGGGGTGTGCCTTGTTTAGTTTTTAACCCATGGTGTCTCGACCATGGGAAGCTTTAGACAGGACAGTGCAGATGAAGCTCCATCTCTATCTGATCTCTCTTTATTGTGATCTTTATCCCCGGGCACCTGTCTTGTGCTTatttaaaataacttttttttaaagttataaaAAAGTTTAGAAAAACATCAACTTGGTTTCAATTAAGATGTTAACGCCACTGTCTAGGATACACGTGTTGCCATAGTACCCACTAGTCCAAATGGTTTCCAATATGTTTGCAGgtattattgcaacgtttaagaaacatttggacaagaacgtggataggacatgtttagagggatatctgggccaaacgcaggcaggtgggactagcgcagatgggacatgttagtcggtgtgggcaagttggactacagagtctgtttccacgctgtatcactctatggatcTGTAAGAACTATAAACCAAGTATGTTGTTGAGAATTTGCATGATAGCAATGTTGACTAGATCTTCCATCACACCATTATAATGTCACCCATCACGGACATAGACATGCATCAAGATCCATATACTCTACACCACTCTAAGTTAGTGGACACTATGCACTTCCTATCCAAGGACACCATGGCACAGACGTCAACTCCAGAGAGGGGTCAGAGTTGGCACGGAGGCTGAAGGGTCACTGCCTAGCTCGGCAAAGGTTACCTTTCCGACACGTCATATCTGTCCTGGGTGGATTTAATCGTACAGTTCAgagggagctttattctgcatctGTTGTACTAGCCCTGGCCGTGTTAGATGGGACAGTTTGCGTGAGTTGTACTCTATATCTAACTGTACTGCATCATCCTTGGCAGTGTTTGATGGGGCAGAGTAAGAGGCATTTTTATTCTGTATCTAACATTTTTCTGTCTCTTTCCTGGGTTGTTTGATGGAGCGGTGTAGAGAAAATGTGCTCCCTGTCTAACCCGTGCTTGTGCCAACCCTGGAAGTGGGTGAAGGAATGGAAGCTTCATGGTGCATGACCTACCCTGAATGGGAAGAGTCAAAGGGCTGGAATGAaagctcagagagagagagagagagagagagattcaaaTGTGAAGGTGGTCCATCTAAAGACTAGGTGGGAGTGT
Protein-coding regions in this window:
- the tlcd4b gene encoding TLC domain-containing protein 4-B isoform X1, whose product is MEKRNRGPAGMDGSYQVVIGSFIVFQVLFHVVTPRLSARLSWGYSNLSGAQKTEWHSRCVSTVHALIVGGLALYILWFDDDVNRDRIWGDPRLVKVNIAIASGYLINDLVLLLWHWKTLGDRYFISHHLAALYAYQYVLARGLLPYFANFRLIAELSTPFVNQRWFFEVLAVPRSARLVLLNGTAMSISFFLVRIAVIPSYYQQVASSFGTAAFHRLGLGPQCAWIISSLALDILNTIWMYKIARGCWKILFRSHMHRKTELSKSF
- the tlcd4b gene encoding TLC domain-containing protein 4-B isoform X2; this translates as MDGSYQVVIGSFIVFQVLFHVVTPRLSARLSWGYSNLSGAQKTEWHSRCVSTVHALIVGGLALYILWFDDDVNRDRIWGDPRLVKVNIAIASGYLINDLVLLLWHWKTLGDRYFISHHLAALYAYQYVLARGLLPYFANFRLIAELSTPFVNQRWFFEVLAVPRSARLVLLNGTAMSISFFLVRIAVIPSYYQQVASSFGTAAFHRLGLGPQCAWIISSLALDILNTIWMYKIARGCWKILFRSHMHRKTELSKSF